A segment of the Gossypium hirsutum isolate 1008001.06 chromosome D10, Gossypium_hirsutum_v2.1, whole genome shotgun sequence genome:
ATGTGTATCTCTACATATTTATGCGAGTAAATTTAAGAAGATGCAATCCCAACACGTCTCAAGTCATCTGTCACCTTTGTCATGCTTTGTTGTAGTGATTatactataatgtaaatattaaaatatatattaagttgtgtatgttcaaatataataaaaatttatataatcttagtaaaatatatataatcactaaatattaaataaaattttatattttaaaaaataaaataaataaaattggtaAACCTAAATAAGCTTGGATTAGTCATTTATGAATATATGGGAGCTTACACATAATTCAAAGGACATTTTTTTTTAACCTATAGACATGGTTTTTGGAATTGAACTAATGGTCAAATTGATCAACCCAATAATTTTCAGTCTGATCATTTGACTGCCGGTCTAGTTTTCAattaaagaaattattaaaattttataaaaattaaataaaaatattataaaattatataatttggttCAATCAATTTAATTACTAGCTCAACCAAAATGAGTTCAAAACAGGTTCGCAGCCCAACTGATTCAAACATTTTGTCTGTATGTTGGTTTAGTACAGTTCAACAACTATGCTGATAAAATGAgtgtatttatttaaattttctttaaataaattgttttatgacgagtttttttagggtaaattatatttaaagtcattaaattattagtaagtttacgttttggtcactaaattttaaaaagttataaaatggtcatcaactatttgaaagattttatttaagtcactgggctATTAGAATTATTGATGTATGACCTTCTATGTTCGCACCATCTGTACTAATAAAAAACTCTTTCCTTCTCTTTTACAGTTCAGTTTTtctcatgaaacaactttgaatgtcacaaatctgcaaattaaaatccaaatagTTTTTTCTTCGGTCTCCGACACCAAATGTCAAATTGACTTAGATCTAAAGTATATATgtcaataacaaattaatttgaCTAAATTTTGAAAGTTGAAGGCTGaagtagtaaaataaaatattaatgttaaaataatgaattttttaatgCAGTTGATATCATAActacaattttaaatatttttaaatatatttttccttcAAAAGAAATTATGAGTAAAAAATCAGCATGgtataataaaaaagaaacatAACTATCTCTCAAATTAtagtaattttatttcattttagctTTTAGCTCTCAGTCCGGTGTGAATAATAATGCTGACAAAGTATCATGCGGTGAGCAATGACATAGATACCAACTTTTGAGTTATATATACGTTTATATGTTAAACATGTACATGTGTATATGACTCAAAGACAACACGTGGTTTCACAatcttagtttaaaatttgtgttACAATTTATGAGTCACAGCTCAAGCTGCCACTATAGTCTATAGATAGATGTATGCATAAATATTGCATATATATAAATGCTTGAGTGGATAAAGCAAAGTGGTATTAGCAGATAAAATGTCGGGAAACGGTGGTGCATTGGAGGAAGCAAAGGTTCCATTGATCGATGATTTAGCATCAACAGAAAAAGATTATGAGAATGGACCCCTTAGGGAAAGGGTATGGATTGAATCAAAGAAACTATGGAGGATAGTCGGCCCTGCAATCTTCAACCGCCTCGCCTCTTATTCCATACTGGTTATCACTCAAGCCTTCGCCGGCCACCTTGGTGACCTTGAGCTTGCTGCCATTTCCATCGCAAATAATGTCATCGTCGGCTTCAACTTTGGCCTTTTggtacatacatatatgtatttacttCCATTGCAATTTATTATGGATCTCAAGTCACGTACATCACTATAATGCAAATCCATTTTGGTCTATCAAGTGAAACTTGAGGCTTGGATTCAACTTTAAAATGTTTAATTCTCcgatatgatttttatttatttatcttttttaattttagttgggGATGGCGAGTGCACTTGAAACCCTATGTGGGCAAGCCTTTGGAGCAAAGAAATACTACATGTTGGGAATCTACATGCAACGTTCATGGATCATTCTCTCCATATGTTGTGTTTTGCTATTGCCTTTATATCTCTTTGCTTCACCCGTATTGAAACTATTGGGACAGCCTAATGATGTTGCTGAGCTATCGGGGATGGTTGCTATTTGGATGATTCCACTTCATTTCAGCTTTGCATTACAGTTCCCACTCCAAAGATTCTTGCAGTGTCAGCTGAAAAACATGGTGACGGCTTGGGTCTCATTGGTGGCTCTTGTGGTCCATGGGATCGTGAGCTGGGTGTTAGTGTATAGGTTTCGAGTGGGTGTGGTTGGGACGGTGGTTAGCATGAATTTTTCGTGGTGGGTTTTGGTTTTCGGCCACTTGGGTTACACTGTTTGTGGCGGCTGTCCTTCAACTTGGACCGGTTTCTCCATGGAAGCTTTCTCTGGTCTTTGGGGATTCATCAAACTCTCTGCAGCTTCTGGGGTCATGCTTTGGTACTTCATTCTTCTATGCTTTGCAAATAAGTAAAATTAATAAGCAAAGGGCACAAAGCCAATTGAATTCAATAATTTCCTTTGGAGTAAGTTGATATTGTTGATCATAACATCACTTTTAATGAGATCTACAGCTTGGAAAACTGGTACTATAGAATACTAATATTGATGACTGGAAATCTGGAAAACGCCAAGATAGCCGTCGATGCTTTGTCCATATGGTAACTTTTTTCATGTCATTTGGTATACTTACAGACACCTTATTAAAATACGTAGCTTCAGTTAATTAAAGTGTTTATTGGTTTATTTTGGCATAGCATGACAATTAATGGATGGGAGATGATGATTCCTCTCGCGTTCTTTGCTGGTACCGGGTATCTTCTTTTATACAAACCCAATCATACAtttacttttctatttttacttttatatatttttatcttcaGATTTTTGTTCTCTGGTTTTTAAATTATATACTTTTTACaccaaaaatgttatttttattcaCCCAATCTTGCCGAGTTGAGCTTGATCCGTGGATAAGTCTAAATATAAATATACTtgctacaaaacattataataGCATTTTCTTTAGACCGACAAAATTTATTACTCAATCCCGCCAAGTCGAGCTGCGTTGGTCACTTGATCCATGAATAAgtctaaatataaatatatttacaacaaaacattataaatttatactagcattttttctaaatgaaatttattttataataagatattattttataataatatcatcatatctgaacttaataataaataataaataatgtttaattaaaaattaatttaaatcatttaagaaacttaatttaaattatatgttttaaatatataagaGCGAGTAATAAGACATTAAAGGTGGAGTAGAAGAATGAAGTTAAGCATTATTAATGCTTaaacaaatacatatatttaaataattgaaatattcatattttatgatataaaatatttttataaatatttataaattttaatatatttattattagaatattaatataaatatttaataatattttaataatattactcaaaatttaaaattattattgttataattattattaaaataaatttgtaatatcaaataattcattaaaacaattaattatattaataatttattatattgttaaatataaataattaatattgaacgttgtataaaaaataatattgagcattatataaaatattttaaaatttacagtgaaaaaatattattatgattatattgtgtttgatttaatttaatttttatataaaagtaaaattatttacaaaaaaaagttGTCTTTTCAAAAAATGACTTGCTattttgaaaaaggtaaaattaattTACAAGATTTTTCGAGATTTTTCGTTAATTTGTAAGTTATCTTCTGTTGATCAAATTATTTTTCGTAAAACAAACGCAAGAAAATATAGGAAAAAGAATTTCCTAAATCATTCATGAAAGAAACAGATTCTAAGATTTATCCCAATTGAATTTGTATACTTTCTTTTTTGGGGAACAGATTTTGAGATTGAATTTCAGTATATGAAATTTGTTGTATTTGATACAAAAAGGACAATAGTGGTGTTATAATCTACCAATGACAACAGCGGTTCattgaatttgaaaatgataAACAAGAAAAGGACAAAGATTTGCCTTTCTGAAGGCTTAAAGTTTTGATAAACTACAAAACTGGTTGATTTAGATTTTAGAATGATGAACAACATTAGATTTGGATGGATGCAGTGTGAGAGTGGCAAATGAGCTTGGAGCAGGGAATGGGAAAGGAGCCAAGTTTGCAACAACAGTTTCTGTGGTGACATCAATTCTAATAGGCATCTTCTTCTGGTTGCTAATTATGATATTGCATGATAAATTTGCTCTCATATTTTCTACAAGTGACCCTGTCTTGAAAGCAGTCACCAACCTCTCTTTTCTCTTAGCCTTCACTGTTCTGCTCAACAGTGTTCAGCCTATTCTATCCGGTATTCATTTCTTATTCATCATATGTTCTACGATCACCTTGGATGGATTGGGCTGTCAAAACCTTATTTTCTAGTTTTGGTAATTTTGGTGGTGTAGGGGTGGCTGTTGGATGTGGATGGCAATCCTACGTGGCTTACATAAATTTGGGTTGCTATTATCTCATTGGGGTTCCACTTGGATTTTTTATGGGGTGGGGTTTCCACCTAGGAGTCATGGTAAGTTAAAATATGTAACTGTccattattaaaaaatcatttgtcttgcaaaaattatttatttttatagagatttgaatctttgattttttttattagagataataatattttaatataattaaagaaTAGTATTTAATACATGCATTGTATTAATAACATAATATATCATCATcgaattaaatagaaaatatggAAGGCTTGTAAATAAATActatttagatataattaaacattaattataattattgtaaataaATGTCTAAGGTCTTGGGCTTAGAGATTTagtagtattttaaaattattttacggAAATTTAAATCCGAGTAAATCTCTTGAATAAACAAGATTGAATTATGAGGGGTGTTGGAGtcgaattattttaaaattaattgttgagaTCTCAACTCGTCTGTAAGTAGAGTTAAATGAAATAATCTCACCTTTGTTTCTTAGTATAAGATGATTGTTATAAATATTTAGGTATTTATTTTCATGGACAGGGAATTTGGGGTgggatgatatttggaggaacaGCAATTCAAACTCTGATATTGGCGCTTATTACCTTACGATGTGATTGGCAGAAGGAGGTAATTAAGACCTTTCTCTTGTCTTATTGGTGTTCATCTCTCTCCAAATGCCAATCTTTAGTTTATTGGGGATTTCAGGCTGAGAAAGCAAACCTGCTCCTCCAGAAGTGGTCTGACAGAAAGGCATCTTCGGAACACgtttgatatctctgattttacATTTTGCAAAAAATTGGGAAGACAGGGACTCATTTCAAATGATATTATCATATGGTAATATTAATGAAGTATTAAATATGAATGgtaaaataaacatgtaaatacttttcaaaaatatCCTATTAATTCTTCTATAATTATATCATTCttcatccttttcttttctaGATTTTATGGTCGGGTCGTCTATCGATTTATTGTATTGTATATTTGTCAATTCCGGTAAAATattcaaacttaaaattttgatGGTCATAAATGAGTAGGTTTGAGGCCACACTATTATTTTtcaccttttaaaaaaaatgtatatgtatttcatttttaatatttatactttttgaAATTTAGGATAAGATTTACTCATTCTTATGGTTGTGAAAATGCCTCTCTCATGctgtgaaataaattttaaataaaaaatttactgttttctattttgtttattcatttttctttaaaaaagcaATATAGACTATTACATAGTAATTAGTTTAAGAGTAGATAAATTGTTAAGGTCTTCATGTAGTGCATTTAGAGTAAAATTAGGGGTTTGGGACCAATAATGAACACATATGCTCATTCCTTTTGTTGCTTTTGCTAAGTAATCATTTAGCTCATTGCATTCTCTATCCTCGATAGACATGTTTTAAGGTGGCATCCAGTCACGGTtcaacaaatctcgagttccatTAACAACATGCACTTCCGGTTTATTTATCATTAAGTTTCCCATAATATGGCACAGCGCTTCCAAACAATTTATTTCTAACAAAATATCTCGACATCTAAACTTTCAAGCCTGGTCAACACCATTCAAAATGACCCAAGGTTCTACCTCATACGCACTACACATCCCGATGTTTCTGGCAAATCCCAAACTAGCTACATCTCGGATCATACCTCCTGCCATACCTATCCCATAATCCAAGTTTTGGCCACCATcaacatttatttttcattttactaCTAGTGGCGGAGATTAAGAAAGTTGCAACCATC
Coding sequences within it:
- the LOC107915908 gene encoding protein DETOXIFICATION 27 encodes the protein MSGNGGALEEAKVPLIDDLASTEKDYENGPLRERVWIESKKLWRIVGPAIFNRLASYSILVITQAFAGHLGDLELAAISIANNVIVGFNFGLLLGMASALETLCGQAFGAKKYYMLGIYMQRSWIILSICCVLLLPLYLFASPVLKLLGQPNDVAELSGMVAIWMIPLHFSFALQFPLQRFLQCQLKNMVTAWVSLVALVVHGIVSWVLVYRFRVGVVGTVVSMNFSWWVLVFGHLGYTVCGGCPSTWTGFSMEAFSGLWGFIKLSAASGVMLCLENWYYRILILMTGNLENAKIAVDALSICMTINGWEMMIPLAFFAGTGVRVANELGAGNGKGAKFATTVSVVTSILIGIFFWLLIMILHDKFALIFSTSDPVLKAVTNLSFLLAFTVLLNSVQPILSGVAVGCGWQSYVAYINLGCYYLIGVPLGFFMGWGFHLGVMGIWGGMIFGGTAIQTLILALITLRCDWQKEAEKANLLLQKWSDRKASSEHV